The following proteins come from a genomic window of Sorex araneus isolate mSorAra2 chromosome 1, mSorAra2.pri, whole genome shotgun sequence:
- the PLK2 gene encoding serine/threonine-protein kinase PLK2, which produces MELLRTITYQPAAGTKMCEPALGKAGGGDSKKKRAQQPPEDAQPPAPGHAGAPHHHHHHSHPGAEISRIIVDPSTGKRYCRGKVLGKGGFAKCYEMTDLTNNKVYAAKIIPHSRVAKPHQREKIDKEIELHRILHHKHVVQFYHYFEDKENIYILLEYCSRRSMAHILKARKVLTEPEVRYYLRQIVSGLKYLHEQEILHRDLKLGNFFINEAMELKVGDFGLAARLEPLEHRRRTICGTPNYLSPEVLNKQGHGCESDIWALGCVMYTMLLGRPPFETTNLKETYRCIREARYTMPSSLVAPAKHLIASMLSKNPEDRPSLDDIIRHDFFLQGFTPDRLSSSCCHTVPDFHLSSPAKNFFKKAAAALFGGKKDKARYIDTHNRVPKEDEEIYKLRHDLKKTSITQQPSKHRTDEELQPPSTTVTKSGTPAVENKQQIGDAIRMIVRGTLGSCSSSSECLEDSTMGSVADTVARVLRGCLENMPEADSIPKEQLSTSFQWVTKWVDYSNKYGFGYQLSDHTVGVLFNNGAHMSLLPDKKTVHYYAELGQCSVFPATDAPEQFISQVTVLKYFSHYMEENLMDGGDLPSVTDIRRPRLYLLQWLKSDKALMMLFNDGTFQVNFYHDHTKIIICNQNEEYLLTYINEDRISTTFRLTTLLMSGCSLELKNRMEYALNMLLQRCN; this is translated from the exons ATGGAGCTCTTGCGGACTATCACCTACCAGCCGGCCGCCGGCACCAAGATGTGCGAACCCGCCTTGGGCAAGGCTGGCGGCGGGGACTCGAAGAAGAAGCGGGCGCAGCAGCCCCCCGAAGACGCGCAGCCGCCGGCGCCGGGACACGCGGGggccccccatcaccaccaccaccactcgcACCCGGGCGCCGAGATCTCGCGGATCATCGTCGATCCCAGCACCGGGAAGCGCTACTGCCGGGGCAAAGTGCTGGGCAAG gGTGGCTTTGCAAAATGTTATGAGATGACAGATTTGACAAACAACAAAGTCTATGCTGCAAAAATTATTCCTCACAGCCGAGTAGCTAAACCTCATCAAAGGGAAAAG ATTGATAAAGAAATAGAGCTTCATAGAATTCTTCATCATAAGCATGTTGTGCAGTTCTACCACTACTTTGAggacaaagaaaacatttatattcTCTTGGAGTACTGCAGTAGAAGG TCCATGGCTCATATTTTGAAAGCAAGAAAGGTGTTGACAGAGCCTGAAGTCCGATACTACCTCAGGCAGATTGTGTCTGGACTGAAGTACCTTCACGAACAAGAAATCTTGCACAGAGATCTCAAGCTAG GgaacttttttattaatgaagcCATGGAACTCAAAGTTGGGGACTTTGGTTTGGCAGCCAGGCTGGAACCCTTGGAACACAGAAGGAG AACAATATGTGGTACCCCAAATTATCTCTCTCCTGAAGTCCTCAACAAACAAGGACATGGCTGTGAATCAGACATTTGGGCTTTAGGTTGTGTAAT GTATACAATGTTACTAGGAAGACCTCCCTTTGAAACTACAAATCTGAAAGAAACCTATAGGTGCATTAGGGAAGCAAGGTATACAATGCCATCATCATTGGTAGCTCCGGCGAAGCACTTAATAGCTAGCATGCTGTCCAAAAACCCAGAGGATCGTCCCAGTTTGGATGACATCATTcggcatgatttttttttgcag GGCTTCACTCCAGACAGACTTTCTTCTAGTTGTTGCCATACAGTACCAGATTTCCACTTGTCAAGTCCAGCTAAGAATTTCTTTAAGAAGGCGGCTGCTGCTCTTTTTGGTGGCAAAAAAGACAAAGCAAGATATATTGACACACATA ATAGAGTGCctaaagaagatgaagaaatttACAAGCTTAGACATGATTTGAAAAAGACTTCAATAACTCAGCAACCGAGCAAACACAGGACAGATGAG GAGCTGCAGCCACCTAGCACTACAGTTACCAAATCTGGAACACCTGCAGTAGAAAACAAGCAGCAGATTGGAGATGCGATTCGGATGATAGTCAGAGGGACTCTTGGCAGCTGCAGCAGTAGCAGTGAAT GCCTTGAAGACAGTACCATGGGAAGTGTTGCAGACACAGTAGCAAGAGTCCTTCGAGGATGTCTAGAAAACATGCCCGAAGCCGATAGCATTCCCAAAGAGCAGCTGAGCACTTCCTTTCAGTGGGTCACCAAATGGGTCGATTACTCTAACAAATATGGCTTTGGGTACCAGCTCTCAGACCACACCGTCGGGGTCCTTTTCAACAACGGTGCTCACATGAGCCTCCTTCCTGACAAAAA aACAGTTCACTATTATGCAGAGCTTGGCCAATGCTCTGTTTTCCCAGCAACAGATGCCCCCGAACAATTCATCAGTCAAGTGACGGTGCTGAAGTATTTCTCCCACTACATGGAAGAGAACCTCATGGAT GGTGGAGATCTGCCTAGTGTTACTGATATTCGAAGACCTCGGCTCTACCTCCTCCAGTGGCTAAAATCTGATAAGGCCTTAATGATGCTCTTCAATGATGGCACCTTTCAG GTGAATTTCTACCATGACCATACGAAAATCATCATCTGTAACCAAAATGAAGAATACCTTCTCACTTACATCAATGAGGACAGAATATCTACAACGTTCAGACTGACAACCCTGCTTATGTCTGGCTGTTCATTAGAATTAAAAAACCGAATGGAATATGCTCTGAACATGCTCTTACAAAGGTGTAACTAA